A window of the Lolium perenne isolate Kyuss_39 chromosome 7, Kyuss_2.0, whole genome shotgun sequence genome harbors these coding sequences:
- the LOC127317652 gene encoding protein SMALL AUXIN UP-REGULATED RNA 51-like: protein MEEQGRASNKIRDIVRLQQLLKRWKRMAVAPGGGRGGSKNGGGGGVVPKGSFAVYVGEEMRRFVIPTEYLGHWAFEALLREAEEEFGFRHEGALRIPCDVEAFEGILRLVSGGKKDAGAGMCDCSCSSETEILCR, encoded by the coding sequence ATGGAGGAGCAGGGCAGGGCGAGCAACAAGATCAGGGACATCGTGAGGCTGCAGCAGCTCCTCAAGCGGTGGAAGCGTATGGCGGTGGCGCCCGGAGGAGGCAGGGGCGGCTCcaagaacggcggcggcggcggcgtcgtgcCGAAGGGTTCATTCGCTGTGTACGTGGGCGAGGAGATGCGGCGGTTCGTGATCCCCACTGAGTACCTGGGCCACTGGGCGTTCGAGGCCCTGCTCCGGGAAGCGGAGGAGGAGTTCGGGTTCCGGCACGAGGGCGCGCTCCGAATCCCCTGCGATGTCGAGGCGTTCGAGGGCATCCTCCGCCTCGTCTCCGGCGGCAAGAAGGACGCCGGTGCCGGGATGTGCGACTGCTCCTGCTCCTCCGAGACCGAGATCTTGTGCAGATGA
- the LOC127315232 gene encoding uncharacterized protein, translating to MEYLLAKIKTLTVSTKKCLAAARNAGPEQIVPHNFDAFNNYLEWFHENTRIELVKHAYPEEILDDPIQFDEVGQSQHDSFARRGRSTSIASELNFVRKEIEKTAEECEVMWEQSGRDDKPVRPLRYFIKNTARKMRRLASLLGCREAEIATSSSSEEREIPEDELILSQGILPKRTSKQAARSAYQLKPRGKGPNRYTPEDYVSRGKKVVTEEDEGPRRRSDMSRMRNDEPDQSETTLAVIFVSP from the exons ATGGAATACTTGCTCGCTAAGATCAAGACTCTGACGGTCTCAACGAAGAAG TGTTTGGCAGCGGCACGGAACGCTGGCCCTGAGCAGATTGTGCCTCACAACTTCGacgctttcaacaactacctcgagtggttccatgagaacacgcgtatcgagttagttaagcacgcgtatcctgaggagatcttggacgaccccatccagttcgatgaggttgggcaaagccagcacgacagctttgctcgcagagggagatcgacttctattgcttccgagctgaacttcgtg CGGAAGGAGATCGAAAAAACAGCTGAGGAGTGCGAGGTTATGTGGGAGCAGAGCGGGAGAGATGACAAGCCTGTCCGACCGTTGcggtatttcattaag aacactgcacgaaagatgcggcggttagccagcttgctaggttgccgggaagccgaaatcgctacatcttcctcttcagaagagcgggag attcctgaggacgagctaattctgagtcaaggcatacttccaaagcgtacctccaagcaagccgcacggtcagcttaccagttgaagccaaggggcaagggtccaaaccggtacactccggaagattatgtcagccgaggaaagaaggttgtcaccgaggaggatgaggggccACGGCGGAGATCAgatatgtcgaggatgaggaatgacgagcc